In Candidatus Zixiibacteriota bacterium, one genomic interval encodes:
- a CDS encoding dienelactone hydrolase family protein, whose product MPSPQTLTRTITLVALAVVIAAGSTFSQEFTLWGNLEPGQYGVGFETLEQYDRSRTFRSPTDYFGNPQDGQTARPIQACIWYPAQASDGQLPMVYGEYAFPYPSDGEFFNLASAMHNRELRTVGMFLRGNANMLKAMDLTLMGVRDAAWADGSFPVIVFHPGFRGAYCQNVVLCEYLASHGFVVITTHPLGTTVNDAAADLRDLETSVRDKEFAVSLLTQRPGADLSRIGTLGFATGGLGALIHQMRNPGIAAVAIMQGDFAPDAASDQGLVNPSMDPLAAGRPLLHIHVGSTPEDFHDYIDTLQYAHHHLIQLDGPTALDMTSYGLLALTVRDSTGPPPAVTRNTYEAACTALNSFFKAHVDGNEKADDPEHGPKFIQSTMDRFSKMENPPTVSHRPGDPVPPTAVQFTRIVRENGPDVAAELVEKFDLCNPEHPILPGPNFTGLGYEYLQSGRTEPALKVFKMGVTAYPNSANAWDSYGEANSANGELHQAVTCYEKALSLLDSDPRITPGLRDAINTNAPQIIARLKERIAEQDANQ is encoded by the coding sequence ATGCCTTCACCGCAAACTTTAACCAGAACCATAACGTTGGTTGCGCTGGCCGTTGTTATCGCTGCCGGCAGCACTTTTTCACAGGAATTCACGCTTTGGGGCAACCTTGAACCGGGCCAGTACGGTGTCGGTTTCGAGACCCTCGAACAGTACGACCGGTCACGCACGTTCCGCAGTCCCACCGACTATTTCGGTAACCCGCAGGATGGTCAGACAGCTCGGCCGATCCAGGCCTGTATTTGGTACCCGGCTCAGGCGTCGGACGGCCAGCTACCCATGGTCTACGGCGAGTATGCTTTCCCGTATCCGTCCGACGGCGAGTTTTTCAATCTGGCCTCGGCCATGCATAATCGTGAACTCCGCACGGTAGGCATGTTTTTGCGCGGCAATGCCAACATGCTGAAGGCGATGGACCTTACCCTGATGGGGGTACGAGATGCCGCGTGGGCCGATGGCTCTTTCCCGGTGATTGTATTCCATCCCGGATTTCGTGGCGCCTACTGTCAGAACGTTGTTCTGTGCGAGTATCTGGCCAGTCACGGTTTCGTCGTGATAACGACGCACCCGCTGGGGACCACGGTCAACGACGCCGCAGCCGATCTACGCGATCTGGAAACCAGTGTGCGTGATAAAGAATTCGCGGTCAGCCTGCTCACTCAGCGCCCGGGCGCCGATCTCAGCCGTATCGGTACGCTCGGATTTGCCACCGGCGGACTGGGTGCGTTGATCCATCAGATGCGCAACCCGGGTATAGCTGCGGTGGCTATCATGCAGGGAGACTTTGCGCCCGATGCAGCAAGCGACCAGGGATTGGTCAATCCGTCCATGGATCCGTTGGCGGCCGGCAGACCACTTTTGCATATCCACGTCGGGAGCACTCCGGAAGATTTTCACGACTACATTGACACGCTCCAATATGCGCATCACCATCTGATTCAGCTTGACGGACCCACCGCCCTGGACATGACTTCGTATGGTCTATTGGCCTTGACCGTGCGCGACAGCACCGGACCGCCGCCTGCGGTTACGCGTAATACTTACGAGGCAGCTTGCACCGCTCTCAACAGTTTTTTCAAAGCGCACGTGGACGGCAACGAGAAGGCGGACGATCCGGAGCATGGTCCCAAGTTTATCCAAAGCACGATGGATAGATTCAGCAAGATGGAGAACCCGCCCACGGTGTCCCATCGCCCCGGCGATCCTGTGCCGCCCACCGCCGTGCAGTTCACCCGGATTGTTCGGGAGAATGGTCCCGATGTGGCTGCTGAATTGGTCGAGAAGTTTGACCTCTGCAATCCGGAGCATCCTATACTGCCGGGGCCGAATTTCACGGGCCTCGGCTACGAGTATCTGCAATCCGGCCGGACCGAGCCTGCTTTGAAAGTATTCAAAATGGGTGTCACGGCCTATCCCAACTCGGCAAACGCCTGGGACAGCTATGGTGAGGCCAACTCGGCAAACGGCGAGTTGCATCAGGCTGTCACCTGCTATGAGAAAGCGCTGTCACTTTTAGATT
- a CDS encoding S41 family peptidase: protein MIRYSVILFGITVFALVAIWQIGSIEASQSSNDESVLWADTSHIKIESGSDNPKESPRKKRDSFLKEVKKLSSTAFNIRNQYMEEVDTDEIIKAGIRGMMTDLDRYSVLLEQSSYEALMESTHGKYEGLGMQIDSRENRIIIITPIEGTPAYRKGLRAGDIIWEIDGKSTEGMKTSDGAKLMRGQAGTSVILTIKRAGIADMMEFEVDRAVIELKSVPYAGVIPGTTIGYVRLSRFAEETSHELREALADLSDQNVSGLIFDLRSNGGGLLDQAKETAELFLQEGREIVYTKGRYESSERHFYSERAPLFADKPLVVLVNEGTASASEIVAGAVQDWDRGLIVGAPTYGKGLVQQIFQIANDGSMALKLTTAKYYVPSGRCIQKPEKQAKRGSHADQMLAEEAEKEGDTLAVTEEEDVFYTNGGRIVYGGGGIIPDTEIESDLYKPIEINLERKSLFFDFAIKYVAEHPDIKPGFEVTDAMVSQFRDFTVENEFEYKTSLQVALEDLRETVAEEESEELFAGSLADMDKLVEQEKSEDFERSREYIKRSIKREILSSIVGQRGVYDELILKTDKTVLKAVEILSTPGQYSDMIKRGQTKAELN, encoded by the coding sequence ATGATTCGTTATAGCGTCATTTTGTTCGGAATTACGGTTTTCGCCCTCGTAGCTATTTGGCAGATTGGGTCCATCGAAGCCTCTCAGTCAAGTAACGACGAATCGGTGCTGTGGGCAGATACATCTCATATCAAAATAGAGTCCGGCAGCGACAATCCCAAGGAGTCACCCCGAAAAAAACGAGACAGCTTTCTCAAAGAAGTGAAAAAGCTCTCATCGACTGCCTTCAACATCCGGAATCAGTACATGGAAGAGGTCGACACCGACGAGATTATCAAGGCCGGGATTCGTGGCATGATGACCGACCTGGACAGGTACTCTGTCTTGCTGGAGCAGTCGTCGTATGAAGCCCTGATGGAATCCACTCACGGCAAGTACGAAGGTCTGGGTATGCAGATCGATTCTCGTGAGAACCGAATCATCATCATCACTCCCATCGAAGGGACGCCGGCCTACCGCAAAGGTCTGCGGGCCGGTGACATAATTTGGGAAATCGACGGCAAGTCCACCGAAGGGATGAAAACATCCGATGGCGCCAAACTGATGCGTGGTCAGGCCGGGACATCGGTCATTTTGACGATTAAGAGGGCGGGCATCGCCGACATGATGGAGTTTGAAGTTGATCGGGCCGTGATTGAATTGAAGTCGGTGCCCTACGCCGGAGTGATTCCAGGGACCACTATCGGGTATGTTCGTCTGTCGCGGTTTGCCGAAGAGACATCGCATGAATTGAGAGAAGCATTAGCCGACCTGAGCGATCAGAACGTCTCAGGTTTGATCTTCGACCTGCGCAGCAACGGCGGCGGGCTTCTGGATCAGGCCAAAGAAACGGCCGAACTGTTCCTGCAGGAAGGCCGTGAGATCGTTTACACCAAAGGTCGTTATGAATCCAGCGAACGGCATTTCTACTCCGAACGAGCGCCACTCTTCGCCGACAAACCGCTGGTGGTTCTGGTCAACGAAGGTACCGCCTCGGCCAGTGAGATTGTTGCCGGGGCCGTGCAGGACTGGGATCGCGGGCTGATTGTAGGCGCGCCGACCTACGGCAAGGGGCTGGTTCAGCAAATATTCCAGATTGCCAACGACGGCTCGATGGCCCTCAAGCTCACCACAGCCAAATACTATGTGCCGTCGGGACGCTGCATTCAGAAGCCGGAGAAACAGGCCAAGCGCGGTTCGCATGCCGACCAGATGCTGGCTGAGGAAGCTGAGAAAGAAGGCGATACGCTGGCCGTTACCGAAGAAGAAGATGTTTTCTATACCAACGGCGGTCGGATCGTCTATGGCGGTGGGGGGATCATTCCGGACACCGAGATTGAGTCGGACCTGTACAAACCGATCGAGATAAACCTGGAACGTAAGTCTTTGTTCTTTGATTTCGCCATCAAGTATGTGGCCGAGCATCCTGACATCAAACCGGGATTTGAAGTCACCGACGCGATGGTCAGTCAGTTTCGTGATTTCACGGTGGAAAACGAGTTCGAGTATAAGACCTCGCTGCAGGTTGCTTTGGAGGACCTTCGCGAAACGGTGGCGGAAGAAGAGTCAGAAGAATTGTTTGCGGGCAGCCTGGCCGACATGGACAAGCTGGTTGAGCAGGAAAAGAGTGAAGATTTCGAACGGTCCAGAGAGTACATCAAACGCTCGATCAAACGAGAGATTCTCTCCTCAATTGTGGGTCAGCGTGGTGTCTATGATGAACTGATTCTCAAAACCGACAAGACGGTGCTCAAAGCGGTTGAAATCCTCTCGACCCCGGGCCAGTATTCGGATATGATCAAACGCGGTCAGACCAAGGCCGAGCTTAACTGA